From one Rattus norvegicus strain BN/NHsdMcwi chromosome 7, GRCr8, whole genome shotgun sequence genomic stretch:
- the Cbx6 gene encoding chromobox protein homolog 6 isoform 2 (isoform 2 is encoded by transcript variant 2): MELSAVGERVFAAESIIKRRIRKGRIEYLVKWKGWAIKYSTWEPEENILDSRLIAAFEQKERERELYGPKKRGPKPKTFLLKPSASASSPKLHSSAAVHRLKKDIRRCHRMSRRPLPRPDPQGGNPGLRPPISPFSETVRIINRKVKPREPKRNRIILNLKVIDKGPGGGSTAQGTGALARPKVPSRNRVIGKSKKFSESMLRTQIRHMKFGTFALYKPPPAPLVPSTAGKADVASSGPGLLLATPAAAPFDAHSSSSSGCPSPTLQSSDPDDAPPKLLPETISRSASNWRESEVLDLSIPPEAAATGQRVPPDVTAAAGQALHTVLEATGTGSSEPEAGDWRPEMSPCSNVVVTDVTSNLLTVTIKEFCSPEDFEKVAAGVAGATGGGGGTGPSK; this comes from the exons ATGGAGCTGTCTGCAGTAGGCGAGCGGGTCTTCGCGGCCGAATCCATCATCAAACGCCGGATCCGAAAG ggACGCATCGAGTACCTGGTGAAATGGAAAGGGTGGGCGATCAA gtacagcacttgggagccagaggagaACATTCTGGATTCGAGGCTCATCGCAGCCTTCGAGCAGAA GGAAAGGGAACGTGAGCTGTATGGGCCCAAGAAGAGGGGACCTAAACCCAAAACTTTCCTCCTAAAG CCAAGCGCCAGCGCCTCCTCGCCCAAGCTGCACTCCAGCGCTGCGGTGCACCGGCTCAAGAAAGACATCCGCCGCTGCCACCGTATGTCCCGCCGCCCCCTGCCACGACCAGACCCACAAGGGGGTAACCCTGGCCTGCGCCCACCCATCTCGCCCTTTTCTGAGACCGTGCGCATCATCAACCGCAAGGTGAAGCCCCGGGAACCCAAGCGGAACCGCATCATCCTGAACCTGAAGGTGATTGACAAGGGCCCGGGAGGTGGCAGCACTGCCCAGGGCACCGGGGCACTGGCCCGCCCGAAAGTCCCCTCGCGGAACCGGGTCATTGGGAAGAGCAAGAAGTTCAGCGAGAGCATGCTCCGCACCCAGATCCGCCACATGAAGTTTGGCACCTTTGCACTCTACAAGCCCCCTCCCGCCCCTCTGGTGCCCTCTACTGCGGGCAAAGCTGACGTGGCCTCCTCGGGGCCTGGGCTGCTCCTGGCCACCCCAGCTGCTGCCCCCTTTGACGCACACAGCTCTAGCTCTTCCGGCTGCCCCTCACCCACACTGCAGTCCTCTGACCCAGATGATGCACCACCCAAGCTCCTCCCCGAGACCATAAGCCGATCTGCGTCCAACTGGCGAGAGTCAGAGGTGCTCGATCTGTCCATCCCTCCTGAGGCAGCTGCCACCGGCCAGCGGGTGCCTCCTGATGTCACTGCTGCTGCGGGCCAGGCGCTACACACAGTTCTGGAGGCCACAGGTACCGGCTCCTCCGAGCCTGAGGCTGGGGACTGGCGCCCCGAGATGTCGCCATGCTCCAATGTAGTCGTCACAGATGTCACCAGCAACCTCCTGACCGTGACCATCAAGGAATTCTGCAGCCCTGAGGATTTCGAGAAGGTGGCTGCTGGGGTGGCAGGTGctacagggggtgggggtggcactGGGCCAAGTAAGTGA
- the Cbx6 gene encoding chromobox protein homolog 6 isoform 1 (isoform 1 is encoded by transcript variant 1), with the protein MELSAVGERVFAAESIIKRRIRKGRIEYLVKWKGWAIKYSTWEPEENILDSRLIAAFEQKERERELYGPKKRGPKPKTFLLKARAQAEALRISDVHFSVKPSASASSPKLHSSAAVHRLKKDIRRCHRMSRRPLPRPDPQGGNPGLRPPISPFSETVRIINRKVKPREPKRNRIILNLKVIDKGPGGGSTAQGTGALARPKVPSRNRVIGKSKKFSESMLRTQIRHMKFGTFALYKPPPAPLVPSTAGKADVASSGPGLLLATPAAAPFDAHSSSSSGCPSPTLQSSDPDDAPPKLLPETISRSASNWRESEVLDLSIPPEAAATGQRVPPDVTAAAGQALHTVLEATGTGSSEPEAGDWRPEMSPCSNVVVTDVTSNLLTVTIKEFCSPEDFEKVAAGVAGATGGGGGTGPSK; encoded by the exons ATGGAGCTGTCTGCAGTAGGCGAGCGGGTCTTCGCGGCCGAATCCATCATCAAACGCCGGATCCGAAAG ggACGCATCGAGTACCTGGTGAAATGGAAAGGGTGGGCGATCAA gtacagcacttgggagccagaggagaACATTCTGGATTCGAGGCTCATCGCAGCCTTCGAGCAGAA GGAAAGGGAACGTGAGCTGTATGGGCCCAAGAAGAGGGGACCTAAACCCAAAACTTTCCTCCTAAAG GCCCGGGCCCAGGCGGAGGCCCTCCGCATCAGTGATGTGCATTTCTCTGTCAAGCCAAGCGCCAGCGCCTCCTCGCCCAAGCTGCACTCCAGCGCTGCGGTGCACCGGCTCAAGAAAGACATCCGCCGCTGCCACCGTATGTCCCGCCGCCCCCTGCCACGACCAGACCCACAAGGGGGTAACCCTGGCCTGCGCCCACCCATCTCGCCCTTTTCTGAGACCGTGCGCATCATCAACCGCAAGGTGAAGCCCCGGGAACCCAAGCGGAACCGCATCATCCTGAACCTGAAGGTGATTGACAAGGGCCCGGGAGGTGGCAGCACTGCCCAGGGCACCGGGGCACTGGCCCGCCCGAAAGTCCCCTCGCGGAACCGGGTCATTGGGAAGAGCAAGAAGTTCAGCGAGAGCATGCTCCGCACCCAGATCCGCCACATGAAGTTTGGCACCTTTGCACTCTACAAGCCCCCTCCCGCCCCTCTGGTGCCCTCTACTGCGGGCAAAGCTGACGTGGCCTCCTCGGGGCCTGGGCTGCTCCTGGCCACCCCAGCTGCTGCCCCCTTTGACGCACACAGCTCTAGCTCTTCCGGCTGCCCCTCACCCACACTGCAGTCCTCTGACCCAGATGATGCACCACCCAAGCTCCTCCCCGAGACCATAAGCCGATCTGCGTCCAACTGGCGAGAGTCAGAGGTGCTCGATCTGTCCATCCCTCCTGAGGCAGCTGCCACCGGCCAGCGGGTGCCTCCTGATGTCACTGCTGCTGCGGGCCAGGCGCTACACACAGTTCTGGAGGCCACAGGTACCGGCTCCTCCGAGCCTGAGGCTGGGGACTGGCGCCCCGAGATGTCGCCATGCTCCAATGTAGTCGTCACAGATGTCACCAGCAACCTCCTGACCGTGACCATCAAGGAATTCTGCAGCCCTGAGGATTTCGAGAAGGTGGCTGCTGGGGTGGCAGGTGctacagggggtgggggtggcactGGGCCAAGTAAGTGA